The Pontibacter sp. SGAir0037 DNA segment GCTGGAGGCGGTATATGCCTCGAGCCATAAAATGCCGGCACTGAATAAAGAAAAGCTGAGCGAACTGACAGCGGAAAACTGGAACTGCAGCATAGAGCGCATACGCAAAGACCTGGGTTTTGTACCAGAATACGACCTGGAAAAGGGACTGTCGCAAACCCTGCAGTGGTACAAAGAAAACAAGTGGTTATAAAACAGAATTACAACAATTTAGAAACAATAATTAAGATGGAATATCAAATAAAGAAAGCTGAAGGGCGTCTGGGTATTCTGCTTCCAGGTTTGGGTGCAGTAGCTACCACTTTTATCGCTGGGGTAGAGGCGATCAGGAAAGGCATTTCGCAGCCGGTAGGCTCCCTTACTCAAATGGGTAATATCCGTTTAGGTAAAAGAACAGAAAACCGTAACCCGCTTATAAAGGATTTCGTGCCATTGGCTAACCTGAACGACATTGTGTTCGGTGGCTGGGATGTGTACGAAGATAACGTATACGAAGCTGCTGTGAATGCAAAGGTACTGGAGCCAGGCCTGTTGCACGCTATCAAACCGGAGCTGGAGGCTATCAAGCCTATGAAAGCGGTATTTGATAAAGCCTACGCGCGTAACCTGACGGGTACAAACGTGAAAGAAGCGGCTACCAAATACGAGTTGGCAGATGCACTGATAGAAGACATGCGCAATTTCCAGGAAGAAAACGGTTGCGACCGCCTGGTGATCGTTTGGTGCGGTTCTACAGAAGTATACCTGGAGCCAACCGAAGTACACCAGACTGTGGCTGCCTTCGAAGAAGGCCTGCGTAACAACGACCCACGCATTTCTCCAAGCATGATCTATGCCTATGCGGCCATTAAAATTGGTGTTCCTTTTGCAAACGGTGCCCCGAACTTAACTGTGGATATTCCTGCCCTGGTAGAGCTGGCGAAAGAAAACGGTGTGGCTGTTTCGGGTAAAGATTTCAAGACCGGCCAGACGCTGATGAAAACTATCCTTGCTCCTGGTCTGCATGCCAGAGCGCTGGGCATCAAAGGCTGGTTCTCTTCTAACATCCTGGGTAACCGTGATGGTCTGGTACTGGACGATCCGGAGAACTTCAAGACAAAAGAGGTATCAAAGCTGGGCGTGCTGGAAGACATTCTTCGTCCGGAGGACAACCCGGAACTATACGGGGATATCTACCACAAGATCCGTATCAACTATTACCCTCCTCACGGTGATAACAAAGAGAGCTGGGACAACATCGACATCTTTGGCTGGTTAGGTTACCAGATGCAGATCAAGATCAACTTCCTGTGCCGCGACTCAATTTTAGCTGCGCCAATTGTACTGGACCTGGCTCTGTTTACCGACCTGGCGCAACGTGCCGGTATGAGTGGTATTCAGGAGTGGCTGTCGTTCT contains these protein-coding regions:
- a CDS encoding inositol-3-phosphate synthase — its product is MEYQIKKAEGRLGILLPGLGAVATTFIAGVEAIRKGISQPVGSLTQMGNIRLGKRTENRNPLIKDFVPLANLNDIVFGGWDVYEDNVYEAAVNAKVLEPGLLHAIKPELEAIKPMKAVFDKAYARNLTGTNVKEAATKYELADALIEDMRNFQEENGCDRLVIVWCGSTEVYLEPTEVHQTVAAFEEGLRNNDPRISPSMIYAYAAIKIGVPFANGAPNLTVDIPALVELAKENGVAVSGKDFKTGQTLMKTILAPGLHARALGIKGWFSSNILGNRDGLVLDDPENFKTKEVSKLGVLEDILRPEDNPELYGDIYHKIRINYYPPHGDNKESWDNIDIFGWLGYQMQIKINFLCRDSILAAPIVLDLALFTDLAQRAGMSGIQEWLSFYYKSPQTAEGLRPEHDIFKQLIKLQNTLRHLMGEDLITHLGLDYYQELVESL